ATATGAAATCAAGAAAACTGGCTATAACTGCACTTTTAATTGCAATAAATGTTGTATTAAGCAGTATTATCATCATTCCATTAGGTCCGGTTAAAGCAGCACCAGTACAACATTTTGTTAATGTATTAAGTGCTGTAATAGTTGGTCCTTGGTATGGATTAGCACAAGCCCTTATATCATCAATTCTAAGAGTTCTTTTTGGCACAGGAACAGCGTTTGCATTTCCAGGAAGTATGATTGGTGTTTTATTGGCAAGTATGTTTTATATTTATCGCAAGCACATATTTATGGCAGCGGTCGGCGAAGTGCTTGGAACTGGCGTTATTGGCAGTTTAGTGTGTATACCTTTAGCATACATAATCGGACTTCAAGA
This is a stretch of genomic DNA from Staphylococcus roterodami. It encodes these proteins:
- the thiW gene encoding energy coupling factor transporter S component ThiW; the protein is MKSRKLAITALLIAINVVLSSIIIIPLGPVKAAPVQHFVNVLSAVIVGPWYGLAQALISSILRVLFGTGTAFAFPGSMIGVLLASMFYIYRKHIFMAAVGEVLGTGVIGSLVCIPLAYIIGLQDFFIKPLMITFIVSSAIGSIVSYFLLITLKKRGILQKFLK